In Castanea sativa cultivar Marrone di Chiusa Pesio chromosome 6, ASM4071231v1, a single window of DNA contains:
- the LOC142641120 gene encoding pentatricopeptide repeat-containing protein At2g40240, mitochondrial-like — translation MSLFRKLPHKPHNSLSILSITTRFFKTLNPEPFPDVPTSAYYDDLVISAGRDRDFDTLRHLLNKRVKDGCFNTTNTFKFITNNDVPTLSLLLDELTTNTLARLDKGFARKSAYDSLVARLCKLNQIDGALRVVETMASGEYGLNACTFHPILNVLTKKKEMESAWRVVEMMREFQIPPDLTAYNYFLMAYCFNGDVNSAADLLTKMVREGVSADTRTYDALVLGACKAGKVDGALVVLRSMVDDGVPMLLSTHMYVIRALLGMGYNAQAVKFVRCFAGKDTWLDKNNFGCLASRFIELRRFDEAKLVVEEMKKRGLEMGEKLKDLYQMNCKDQNVKIIN, via the coding sequence ATGTCACTTTTCCGAAAACTCCCACACAAACCCCATAATTCCCTCTCTATCCTCTCCATTACGACCCGTTTTTTCAAAACCTTAAACCCTGAGCCATTTCCTGATGTACCCACATCGGCCTATTACGACGACCTTGTCATCTCCGCCGGCCGTGACAGAGACTTCGACACGCTCCGCCACCTCCTCAACAAGCGCGTGAAGGACGGTTGCTTCAACACCACCAACACCTTCAAGTTCATCACCAACAATGACGTGCCCACCCTGTCGTTACTGCTCGACGAGCTCACAACAAATACACTCGCTCGCCTCGACAAGGGTTTCGCTCGGAAGAGCGCGTACGATTCGCTCGTCGCTCGTCTTTGCAAGCTGAATCAAATCGACGGGGCGCTGCGCGTGGTCGAGACGATGGCGAGTGGGGAGTACGGTTTGAACGCGTGTACTTTCCACCCCATTCTCAACGTTCTCACCAAGAAGAAGGAAATGGAAAGCGCGTGGCGCGTGGTGGAGATGATGAGAGAGTTTCAGATCCCGCCAGATCTGACGGCTTATAATTACTTTCTGATGGCTTATTGTTTCAACGGTGATGTGAATTCGGCGGCTGATTTGCTGACTAAAATGGTTCGGGAAGGAGTTAGTGCCGATACGCGTACGTACGACGCGCTGGTTTTGGGCGCGTGTAAGGCGGGAAAGGTTGATGGCGCTTTGGTGGTGCTGAGGAGCATGGTGGATGATGGAGTTCCGATGCTGTTGTCTACACACATGTACGTGATAAGAGCTCTGTTGGGGATGGGCTATAACGCACAGGCTGTGAAGTTTGTGAGATGTTTTGCTGGGAAGGACACGTGGCTCGACAAGAACAACTTTGGGTGTTTGGCTAGCAGGTTCATCGAGTTGCGGAGGTTTGATGAGGCTAAGTTGGTAGTGGAGGAAATGAAGAAAAGGGGTTTGGAGATGGGTGAAAAATTGAAGGATTTGTACCAAATGAATTGTAAAGATcaaaatgttaaaataattaattag